TAGATGCTGAGGTACGTCTCTATGACCGACTTTTCCTAGAGGAAGACCCCTCAGGTATCCCTGCTGAGGAGCTCAAGGACCATCTCAATCCCGACTCGCTCATTGTGCAGCACGCCTTTGTCGAGGAGTGCCTACGAGACGCTCAGGTGGGAGACCACTTGCAGTTCCAGAGAGTCGGCTACTTTACGGTCGATCCCGATAGCCGTCCAGGCGCACTAGTCTTCAACCGCACCGTATCACTCAAGGATCGACGCTAGAGAGCTTCCCCGCTTAGAAAAGTATGCTGGAACAGCTGACTCTCTGGTTCTTCGACCACCTGAACTACTGGACGGTCTTCCTCTTGATGACCATCGAGAGTTCGTTTATCCCCTTCCCGAGTGAGGTGGTTGTGCCACCCGCAGCCTTTCTGGCCGCCACAGATGGAGAGATGAGCGTGGTGGGTGTACTCTTCTTTGCCACTAGCGGAGCGATCATGGGGGCACTCATCAACTATTACCTAGCCATGTGGCTGGGGCGTCCTATCGTTTACCGCTTTGCTGGCAGTAGAGTGGGGCGTATGCTCCTGCTGAGCCCCGAGAAGCTCGACCGTGCCAACGAATACTTCGTTCGCAAGGGGGCTGTCTCCACTTTCGTAGGCCGTCTGGTACCCGGCATTCGTCAGCTCATCTCCATTCCCGCTGGTTTAGCCCGCATGCCGCTAGGTGCCTTTGTGGGCTATACGGCTCTGGGGGCTGGAGTGTGGAATGCTATCCTTGCGCTCATCGGCGTGCTCCTCTCGCGTGTTCCTGGCATCGAGACGAAGGAGCAGGTGGTCGCTAAGGCGAGCGAGTACAGCCACATCATCGGCTACTCCATACTGGCGATTGTGCTATTGCTGCTGGCGATCTATATAGTCAAGCAGGTACAGCGTAAGCGTCGCCGTAATTTGATCACAGACTAAAAGCTATTAATCATCTCATTTTAGGTACCTTTGTACTGCAAAACAAGCTCAACTATATAAAGACATGAAGAATATATTGATCATTGGCTCGACCGGTCAGATCGGCTCCGAGCTGACAATGAAACTACGTCGTGAGTACCAGAATGGTTCAGTCGTAGCCGGTTACATCGCTGCAATGCCTCCTAAGGGCGAGCTCCTCGAGAGTGGTCCCGCAGAGCTTGCCGACATCACCGACTCAGCTCAGCTAGCAGCCATCGTTGACAAGTACAAGATCGATACCATTTATAACCTAGCAGCTCTCCTGAGTGCTACAGCAGAGGCCAAGCCTCAGCTCGCATGGCACATCGGACTAGGTGGACTCTTTAACGTCCTAGAGATAGCTCGTGAGAAGGGTTGTGCCGTCTTTACTCCCAGCTCTATCGGAGCCTTTGGTAATGAGACACCTAAGGACAAGACTCCTCAGGACACGATCCAGCGTCCTAAGACTATGTACGGTGTGACCAAGGTAGCTGGTGAGCTACTTAGCGACTACTACCACAAGCGCTTCGGCGTAGACACCCGCTCGGTACGCTTCCCTGGGCTTATCTCCAATGTGACGCTACCTGGTGGTGGTACGACGGACTATGCCGTAGAGATCTACTACGCAGCCGTCAAGGAGGGCAAGTTCGTCTGCCCCATCAAGGAGGGTACCTACATGGATATGATGTATATGCCAGACGCTCTGCACGCTATGGTGCAGCTCATGGAGGCCGATCCTACGAGACTGGTACATCGCAACTCCTTCAACATTGCCTCGATGAGCTTCGAGCCTAGCCAGATCGCAGCCGCTGTCAAGCGCATCATCCCCGACTTTGAGATGACTTACGACGTCGATCCACTGCGTCAGGCTATCGCTGAGTCGTGGCCTAACTCGCTCGACGACAGCTGCGCTCGTCGTGAGTGGGACTGGCAGCCACACTACGACCTCGACACCATGAGTCAGGATATGATCCAGGTGCTACGCGCTCGCTACGGCAAGTAAGCCATCCGCACAGATCCCCAGAGACTGATACAGTCTCCTCCACACGCGTCACTCTTGAGTTCGCTCAGGGGTGACGCTTTTTTTTTGTTCCTCTA
The sequence above is a segment of the Porphyromonas vaginalis genome. Coding sequences within it:
- a CDS encoding DedA family protein, whose product is MLEQLTLWFFDHLNYWTVFLLMTIESSFIPFPSEVVVPPAAFLAATDGEMSVVGVLFFATSGAIMGALINYYLAMWLGRPIVYRFAGSRVGRMLLLSPEKLDRANEYFVRKGAVSTFVGRLVPGIRQLISIPAGLARMPLGAFVGYTALGAGVWNAILALIGVLLSRVPGIETKEQVVAKASEYSHIIGYSILAIVLLLLAIYIVKQVQRKRRRNLITD
- a CDS encoding NAD-dependent epimerase/dehydratase family protein is translated as MKNILIIGSTGQIGSELTMKLRREYQNGSVVAGYIAAMPPKGELLESGPAELADITDSAQLAAIVDKYKIDTIYNLAALLSATAEAKPQLAWHIGLGGLFNVLEIAREKGCAVFTPSSIGAFGNETPKDKTPQDTIQRPKTMYGVTKVAGELLSDYYHKRFGVDTRSVRFPGLISNVTLPGGGTTDYAVEIYYAAVKEGKFVCPIKEGTYMDMMYMPDALHAMVQLMEADPTRLVHRNSFNIASMSFEPSQIAAAVKRIIPDFEMTYDVDPLRQAIAESWPNSLDDSCARREWDWQPHYDLDTMSQDMIQVLRARYGK